In one window of Syngnathus scovelli strain Florida chromosome 20, RoL_Ssco_1.2, whole genome shotgun sequence DNA:
- the trib2 gene encoding tribbles homolog 2, giving the protein MNIQRSRPINISRHGRSRHKSHDFDDLSCLRSAELHQSFSPNLGSPSPPETPDASHCISRIGDYLLLEPLEGDHVFRAAHLHSGEELVCKVFDVGRYQDSLAAYFALGHHQHINQVLEVLLGETRAYAFFERSHGDMHSFVRTCKKLREDEAARLFHQIVSAVAHCHDGGLVLRDLKLRKFVFKNEDRSSLKLESLEDTYMLADGDDSLSDKHGCPAYVSPEILNAGGSYSGKAADVWSLGVMLYTILVGRYPFHDVEPGSLFSKIRRGHFSVPDTLTPKAKCLIRAILRREPAERLTSREILQHPWFSASVAPVASPGGRGEPEQMVPDVNMEEEHLFS; this is encoded by the exons ATGAACATACAAAGGTCACGTCCTATTAACATTTCACGTCATGGCAGATCGCGGCACAAATCGCACGACTTCGACGATTTATCTTGCCTGAGGAGTGCCGAGTTGCACCAGAGCTTTAGCCCCAAtctcggctctcccagcccgccTGAGACCCCAGACGCGTCGCACTGTATCTCCCGCATCGGGGACTACCTGCTGCTGGAGCccctggagggggaccacgtctTCAGGGCCGCTCACCTGCACAGCGGCGAAGAGCTCGTTTGCAAG GTGTTTGACGTGGGCCGCTACCAGGACTCTCTGGCGGCCTACTTTGCCCTGGGCCACCACCAGCACATCAACCAGGTTCTGGAAGTCTTACTGGGCGAGACGCGGGCCTACGCATTCTTCGAGCGCAGCCATGGCGACATGCACTCATTTGTGCGCACCTGCAAGAAGCTGCGCGAGGACGAGGCCGCCCGCCTCTTCCACCAGATCGTCTCGGCCGTGGCGCACTGCCACGACGGAGGCCTGGTGCTGCGAGATCTCAAACTGAGGAAGTTTGTTTTCAAGAACGAGGACAG AAGCTCTCTGAAGCTGGAGAGCCTGGAGGACACGTACATGCTGGCGGACGGCGACGACTCGCTGTCCGACAAACACGGCTGCCCGGCTTACGTCAGCCCCGAGATCCTCAACGCGGGCGGCAGCTACTCGGGCAAGGCGGCCGACGTTTGGAGCCTGGGCGTCATGCTCTACACCATCCTGGTGGGCCGCTACCCCTTCCACGATGTGGAGCCCGGCTCGCTCTTCAGCAAGATCCGCCGCGGCCACTTCAGCGTGCCCGACACGCTCACGCCCAAGGCCAAGTGCCTGATCCGCGCCATTTTGCGCCGAGAGCCTGCGGAGCGTCTCACCTCGCGCGAGATCCTCCAACACCCCTGGTTCTCTGCCTCGGTTGCTCCCGTCGCTTCCCCGGGCGGGCGAGGGGAGCCGGAGCAGATGGTACCTGATGTGAACATGGAAGAAGAGCACTTGTTCAGCTGA